The Ignavibacteriota bacterium sequence GATTTTAACATATTTTCCTTTTAAAAGATTTAGTTACATTTTTATTAACTGTGATTTAGTGCCAGAGTAAAAATTATCGTTAATCAATATAGCCCTTCCAATTATTGAGGCTTTTTCTTTCAATTCTGAAATTTCTATTCTTAGATTATTCTGGCTGTCTCGAAAATATTTTTAAACTACCGCCAAAGAGATTGAATGTATTAGATATATTACCACCAATTACTAAAACATCAACCCCAAATAATTCGATCCATGGTTTCAAGAAAATACCCAGTTTTCAACCAAAATCGTAGAAAAGCTATTGAACAATTTCATTTTCTTTCGAAATTTCTGCAAGTTCCTTCACTCCATTTAGTATTTAACCAGTTTTCTCAAAATAACGTTTTAGTAAACCACGGGCGAAAAAGTAATCATCAGCAGTTCCATTCTCTAATGGCAAATGCCAGACTGCTCCAGCAGGAAATACCTCATTACCATCAACAACAGGTATCCGGTTTGCAGAACCAAAACCTGTTCCTAGAGTAATAAGATAGCGAACAGTTCATACCCGCTGCTTTTCCTATCCAATCCTCACCAATTGCAAACGCTGTTGCATCGTTAAAAAACGAATTGGGAAATTATTATATATATAAAGTAACTTTCTTAAAAGTTTTGGAATGTTAAGTCCGTAAATATTTTCATATTTCCTATTTTCGCTTTTAAATAATGGAATGCCTTTAACATAATCAAAAGGTACTGGCATTGCAAATCCAATACCGTTAACTTTGAAATGTTTAGCTTTTTTTATGCAATCTGCTATAGTTTTTGACCAAATACTTAATATTTCATCAGCTGTCCCTTCATTAATTAATTCATTCTCAAAATGTGTTTCCGGCAAAAATTTTCTTTCTTCAAGGTTACACGCTGCGCAGCTATCGTGACTCGCTCCCACATCTACACCAATTGTTATTGATTCCATTTCTTCCTTTCAATTTTGATTGAGAATAAAATATTATAAGCTATAAAAAAATTCAAACTAGAGGTCTATGCCCAGTATATGGGTTAAAACTCTCATTTTCCAAAAAAGGTTCACCTTTTTATTCTTAGGAATTTTGAAAAACTAATTATTTCCTCATGAATCTGTTTTTTTTTCGTTCAAAAAATTCAGATTATCATTACAATCAATT is a genomic window containing:
- a CDS encoding ROK family protein — protein: MESITIGVDVGASHDSCAACNLEERKFLPETHFENELINEGTADEILSIWSKTIADCIKKAKHFKVNGIGFAMPVPFDYVKGIPLFKSENRKYENIYGLNIPKLLRKLLYIYNNFPIRFLTMQQRLQLVRIG